The window NNNNNNNNNNNNNNNNNNNNNNNNNNNNNNNNNNNNNNNNNNNNNNNNNNNNNNNNNNNNNNNNNNNNNNNNNNNNNNNNNNNNNNNNNNNNNNNNNNNNNNNNNNNNNNNNNNNNNNNNNNNGGTGGCGGCACGCAGCGGCGTGGCGGGGGTCGGCTGCAGCGGCGCACGGCGGCGTGTCGGGGGCCGGCGGTGCGCAGCAGCGTGGCAGGGGGCCGGCGGCGCGTTGGAGGTCGAGACGGGGCGTGCGTTTTTTCCCTCGTCCGTACCGGTTCGTTCgtgctcttcttctttttttcaccCTAAAGGCCGAGCCGAGGCCCAAGCCCAACACACGAAACGTTTTCTCTGTTTATTAGCATTAAAACTGTAGCGCGGGTTAATTACAGTAAAACACagggtttttttcaaaaaaatgacgCGACGGTGAATCCGGAGActgagactcaatccgtgctttattattactagcaaaaggactcgtgcgttgcaacggaagaaaagaAATCCTTATCATCAAAAAAATATTTGCAAAGGAAAATTCGCCGCACATTCTTCTCCGTGGAGCAATAGTTCTTCTCAAATATGCCCATATGTTGTAACGGGAGAAAACACAATAAAACGACCCAAAACCCTGCCCATTTGCTCCACCCACACACACATGTCTACGTCCTCTATTTCTACATCCTCCATTTGAACACAACACCCCACTCGTGTTACGGCTTATTCTCTCTCTATGTCAACATATTAGAAACTAAAATAATATAACTAAAAATCAAGTGTCCACAATATTCTCATAAAATGCAAATGTTGAAAGGCTACGCTACACAATATAGTATAAAGCGGAATTAACATCAGGGCTAGATTTGCCAATACAGCAAGGAAATGTTGTGCTAATAAGTTTGCCAGGAATATGTTAGAAAAGCGACAAAAGCGCTAGCACATCACTCACAAAATAGGTAGATACAACATATTGTGCAAATTAGCTAAAGAATCACCCTCATACAAAAATATAGCGGTCAGAAGTCACGCACGAAAAAAAAGACAATATGATATTTTGACTAAATGTTCTACTTAGTATATTCACACCATTATCTAATTCTGTTTTTGTTAGCCCCCGTCATGCATGTCGCAATATCAGggattttttttttgcctatttaatggACCTTTCCTTTTCCCCCATCAATCGTTCATGCAAGTCTCTCTCTTTAATTCCGTTTCACCACGCATGCCAGACCCATTTACTGGGTCTTTTCTTTTTCTCATTGCCCACCATAATCTCCCACAAACATGCAAGTCCCTCTTTAATTCCTTTTTTGTTAGCGATAAACTACTAAAAAATTAGTCACTTGGAAGACAGTTGAGAAGTCAACTGACACTAAGAAATGAACGCTGCAAAGGGTACATATTTTTTACTACAAACCACAACATGATGCGGATCATCACTACCAAAAGAAAATGGACATTGCCATGGATAGAGGTAGGATAACCAATTTCTTTGAAAGAAGGGAGGTAGGATAACCAGTTGCATAACTTCTAGGCTTAGCATGCTGGAGCCTTGGAAATACAGGTCAAAACAAAGCGACACAACCCACTCGATGAGATTGCTATTGATGCCTTCCTCATAAGATTAGCCTTGTCCAGTGGTTGTGGTCGTGATCACTTTAGTACTAAatggaaaaccaaagtaaaaaaacAGAAAATTCCCTCCGGTCCGTTGGGTCAATTGACCGAATAGTTAGCATGCAAATGGCTGACGAAGCTCGGGAAAGCTATGATCATCCTAGATGGAAACTGCAACGACGCGGGGGTGGCCCCAGGTGTCGTGCGTGGTACAACATCGGCCGGAGCTCGCGGAAAGGCCGGAAGTCGGAGAGGAGGTCTGGCAGTGCGAAAACTCAGAGAAGGACAAGCTGTGTTGTGTGTCGGGATAGTGATATGGGGTGGAGATCCCAATTCAGAAACGGACCGTTTTTTAGTCACTTCAACCTGGACTGCGAGTTGATTGTCCGAAAACAAAGACAAAGTATCCCACACCGTACTACTAAAAGTGTATAACAATGGTTGATTCGACATTGTGGTCCATTTTGTGTAATAAAAAACAATTACATTAAATTAAACCTCCCTTTTTCAAACAATAATTTAGATGTTGCGACAAGAGCCCAAACATTAGCACATGCGACAGGAGCACATCAGCAAAACGCAACAGTAGTACAGGATGGGCTTGTTCCTACTTCCTAAATCTACATACTTTCTCGAACAGCCGCTCTATGTCTAACTTGCATAAACATAATCTACTAAAAGTATAGCAAACTATTATAACCACCAATAGCAATTTAAATCAATTCCCCAAGTCAATAATACAAAAtacatggtattaatgttattgtgtTTCGCTAGCAACACATTACTAAAGCTTGGAAAGGATCATGCTCACATGTTGAAGCGGTTCTGGCACATGACATCCTACGGACATATAAAACAAAGACAAAAGGGGCCAGGAGACAAATCAATTGAAAGAGAAAGGAATATTTCCTCTGGACCATACATGATCTGATGCGCACGTACATGATGAGTTGATGGACTGCACGAGATGCTTCTTCTTGTGAGTGCTTCTCTAGCTCAGCCATCGGATTAAGGAGGTTGACGTCCTTCTGCAACAGCTGCTCGGATTCCCAACAAGACAAATATGTTAAATCCATGGCAAACAGCAGGGAAGCAGGAGCATCATGCCGCAGGATAGTGTCCACCACACTTATGTATGTGCTGTTCGGTACCATTATTTTTTTGGCACTATAATCGAAGAGAGGGGAAACCAATATTAGTGTTTGCACAATAGTGCTTCTCTGCTAAATACTTAAGAGATTAATTGTACAGCCTCATTTATATCCTCTGGTTTCTCCAGGTAAGCACAGCCTTTGAGGGGAAACTACCGAAGAAGAGAAACTTGCCATGAGAGATGACATCCCAATAGACATTGTTGAACTGCTTTTCAAAAGTCAGGATGAGAGACCATGGATAACTAAGGCTTCTGCTGAAGATTGACACTACTTTTCAGCAGAAGCATTTGAAATCATGCTACTTTTCAATAGAAGCCTTTGGAATCAGATAGTTCTAGAATTTTGTAGCAAGCTAGCAGACAAATAAagatggagggagagggaggagagatgcTGTCCGGAAGGCTTGCCTGGAGCTGGATGTGGTCACAGAGCGACGACGAGCCATGGAGGGGGCACGCTGGAGGGAGCAGCTTGGGTTCTCGGCATCTTCCATGCTTGCTCTCCCTCATCCTTCCTCGTTCTCTTCCAGGAGCACGGCGGAGCAACCATGGCGCTGCCCCGGAGAACCACGACGCCTTGTGCCGCCGACGCTCGCCTGGATCCGGACGCCACCGTCGTTCTGTGCGTCCAGCCCATCCGACGCCGCCCTGTGCAGGCCTCACTCGATCGGATCCGATCGGGTCGAGCCGGAGAGCCGCCTGCCGCCCCACACGCTCGTTGACCCGCCTCGATCCAGAGATAGGGGTAGGCGTGccggcggggtcggcggtggcggcgcgcggcggcggccggctgCGCGCGCTGAGGTGGGGCGGGGCATGCCGGGAGGTGGCGGCGGGCTGGAGGTGGGATCGGGAGGCACGGTTATGCGGCGTTGACCGCCTAAACACCCCACGCATGGGCCGCCACAGCTGCATCCAGCCCAGACGCAGAACATGCATGCTAGATGGGCTGAAGCTCAGGCGCGGAAGACGCATGATTGAATTGCGagacaaaaatttagtaccacctcgtttatattgCGATTTTGTCCATATAaatcgtaaaagcgtattatgacatgagaagaaagcgtattatgacggtgaacccggagacctaatccgtgctttattattaggtaaagactaGCAAAaggacccgtgcgttgcaacggggtaaCAAAATTGTGGCCATCAAATAAAGCCATCGAAAACATATATCGGGAGAAAAAAATATCACATGCCTCTAGTCCAATAGCCCCATGGCTAAAAGGCCCCATAAGTTTGTGCCCTCTATTTCAACACATCACATTACTCATGACAAACAGGAGCAGAACGGGACGAATGGGCAACGAACAATGGAAAAGGAGCAAAAATATTCTCCGACACAATTTCACAGTGTTCCGAGAAAAATGCAAAGCTAGTATGTAATTTCACAGAAATGCCACTTCTAGAATGCATAAAAAACATAATCCGGCCAATCATTTTATAATGATATGTTCACACACTTAAGTTGTGCTATTACTACCTCATGTTTCAATTGGTAACTAAGAAAATTAATGATGTCGGGTGTTGTTTGAGGATGAAAATTGTTGTCTCTCATACTCTTAATCAACTCAAACACTCTGATATGTAAATTCAGGTATATACATTTAGCTTGTACTACAAAAAAAGTAAAGCTAGAAACCTAGCAAGTACTATTATTTTTCAAGGACCAAAAACTTGAAAGAGGAATAACACAGAAAAAATGAAGAACATCCGGAAGCACTACATGCATTTGTGAGTCCAAGCATAGTATCTGCAAACATGCCTAAAAAATTTAGAGACCTCATGACAGGTGGACCGATGCCCAATATATCTTTAGATAAACAATGAGCCTATTTCCCCAGGTAGTCTGATGAACTGAAGCAAATTATCCGCAAGGAATAGAAAAGAAAATTAGTAGATCATCCAAGGAACAAATGGGCAAACAATAATATAATCTTGAAAAGAAACACCAATTTCAGTAAATTTTACCACGGAACAATTGCAGTTCTCTGTCACTTCTTTCCTTgtacccaaaataattccaaaaataCCATACCGCAAATTACAAAAATTCCACAGACCTCATGAGAGGTAACCTGATGTACTTTAGTCCCGGTATAGTGTTTCTACTTAGCCTAATAGGGGCAGTGCCGTTCAAAAAACTAACAAATCAAATCAATCGAATGCAAGATATTTGTTCACTGTAACTATTCCGCAAGACTGTGCTCAAATATAAGCTATTTAGAGGAGCACAACTATAGTACTGTGCGAAATTTAGAAATCAGCATGTGTGCGCAAGTGCAACTCAATTGCATACCAGTTTCGTGATGGCAACTAAATCTGAAATCCAAAAGCTTAAGTAACCTCAAAGTTGAAATACCGCATCCTTGCAACTATGTTTCCACTGACAAATTGACTTCTTGCTAATGGAGCAACCCAACCCAACAATTAGTCGTAACATAATAAAAATACTGCAATGATACATTCTTGTTGGTAAGAAACATAATTTCAGTGCAAGAGATAAATTATTTGTTTCACCGTGCTAGAAATAAATTCTTTGTTCCACCGAAATGACATAATTTTTATGTTCGGGAAACTTGGATGTTTTGGCAAGATCCTTGTGCAAGTGAACCGATACACTGATAAGACATTGATATTCTAAGTGAATAAGTAAAGCATATATAACCACAAAATGGTACCGGATAAAAGAAACTGACAATGCAATGAAGATAATAACAAAGAAAGGAACTCCAAACATAATCAACGAGCAAAAAACATTTAAAATAAATTTTGCAAAGCCCTTCGCATTTGTTTTTGTCTTGTGCTAGATAGTAGGTCTGGACCGGTCGGCGGACAGCCCGGATGGCAAAATATGTCCAAATGCATAAAAAcatggtctgtctaggacacatctagatgtgacatagttatgtcacatctaacctgatgtccattttgtttgtggtctatttttttctcagtattttgtttttgttttttgttgttgcggTATTTGTGAAagtttagatgtgacatccttaaaaaactAAAAAACATATATATGTGTGAATTTAACAAACTGTAAAAACAAGCTTAAAAAAAACTGTAAAAACAACAATACGTGTGTCATGGTCTCACCCATCCCGGCTTGTCTCCTGCAAGCTGATCCGCACCCGTCGGGGCCCTGAGGCTACTTCCCGGCGCTGCCTCTTCCAACTGCGCCGGCTTTCTCCCTTCTTCTCTCTCTAATCTCGCTCTCTGTCTCGCACGTTTTCTCCAGGGAGCCCGCCATGCCTCTTCGTCTTCGTCCGCCGCGCCGAGACCGCCTCCTGCTGCTGCCGGGACCCTGCTCTGGAGCCGCCGCCACTGAAGGCCGGCCGACGGCGATGGAACAGTAGGAGCAGCTCCGGCACGTGCAGCAGCTGGCACGCCCTCGCGCTCCTCCGCCAGAGCAAGGCCGGCCAACGCGCGCTGGTCCCTTCATTGGCTCCAGCAAGCTCGTCGGCGACGGGGACCATAAGATCCCTGTGCCAGCAGCCTCGGATCTGGCCCGATTCGTACGTCCACCACGGCCTCCGCTAGATCCCGCGCCGCTTCGTCTGTTCGTGTTGACCCCGAGGAGGCGTCCAACGCCTCGTCCCGCGGCCCACCTGCCTCGGCTAGGCctgcgacggcggcggtggcgacggGATTGCTGCAGTTGGGGATGGCTGTGTGTCGTATCTTCGGCAGCTCTCTTCTCTTTGATTTGTTCTTG is drawn from Triticum dicoccoides isolate Atlit2015 ecotype Zavitan chromosome 4A, WEW_v2.0, whole genome shotgun sequence and contains these coding sequences:
- the LOC119284944 gene encoding uncharacterized protein LOC119284944; its protein translation is MQLWRPMRGVFRRSTPHNRASRSHLQPAATSRHAPPHLSARSRPPPRAATADPAGTPTPISGSRRVNERVGRQAALRLDPIGSDRVRPAQGGVGWAGRTERRWRPDPGERRRHKASWFSGAAPWLLRRAPGRERGRMRESKHGRCREPKLLPPACPLHGSSSLCDHIQLQLLQKDVNLLNPMAELEKHSQEEASRAVHQLIMYVRIRSCMVQRKYSFLFQLICLLAPFVFVLYVRRMSCARTASTCEHDPFQALVMCC